In Sander lucioperca isolate FBNREF2018 chromosome 12, SLUC_FBN_1.2, whole genome shotgun sequence, one DNA window encodes the following:
- the LOC116062059 gene encoding IQ motif and SEC7 domain-containing protein 1-like isoform X9, producing MLERKYGGRFITRHAARTIQTAFRQYQMNKNFERLRSSMSENRMSRRIVLSNMRMQLSFEGPEKVHSSYFEGRQVSMTEDGTPLSMVQSECGDIEVHQQANMAPHPAPQGDLTDAITELEDAFSRQVKSLAESIDDALNCRSLQGDEGPDPETMGCSKVEREVPYQVKSHRRAPGRMHDETLASYSDVTLFIDEEDMSPSIALSRSGDQPSSTESDLRLRSVNSSQDYWPIDPKDEGRDTDTSCRSTPSLECQEQRLRMDHLPLLTIEPPSDSSAELSDRSDRGSVKRPPVYEPHGHIVTSSQASPKHISHGPPPRASSRDDEPPLRHRHRHRQLESHLAINGSANRQSKSESDFSDGDNDSINSTSNSNDTINCSSESSSRDSLREQTLSKQTYHKETRNSWDSPIFSNDVIRKRHYRIGLNLFNKKPEKGIQYLTERGFIPDTPVGVAHFLLQRKGLSRQMIGEFLGNRQKQFNRDVLDCVVDEMDFQSMELDEALRKFQNHIRVQGEAQKVERLIEAFSQRYCICNPTVVRQFRNPDTIFILAFAIILLNTDMYSPNVKPERKMKMEDFIKNLRGVDDGEDIPRETLVGIYERIRKRELKTNEDHVSQVQKVEKLIVGKKPIGSLHHGLGCVLSLPHRRLVCYCRLFEVPDPNKLQKLGLHQREIFLFNDLLVVTKIFQKKKNSVTYSFRQSFSLYGMQVILFENQYYPNGIRLTSAIPGADIKVLINFNAPNPQDRKKFTDDLRESIAEVQEMEKYRIESELEKQKGVVRPSMSQSSGLKKEAGNGNMNRASLDDTYTMGEGLKRSALSSSLRDLSEAGKRGRRSSAGSLDSNMEGSIISSPHTRRRATTPREGAPRGQPSIPNSASTSILGSLFGSKRGKPSSQSHSPFPQPGQPTLISHKPHPTNLHHTAQVAHTVQLHGHHSQYCQVPQNPPPYHHHHHYHPPPHTQYHQHPGYAAHAHQHLHSQHSHYSQHSQHASHSQHAPHHHSQQAGSAPGGPKPKHSGISTVV from the exons ATGCTGGAACGTAAATATGGTGGACGATTCATAACTCGGCATGCGGCCCGCACCATCCAGACAGCCTTCCGCCAGTATCAGATGAACAAGAACTTTGAACGTCTCAGAAGCTCTATGTCTGAGAACCGTATGTCCAGACGCATTGTTCTCTCCAACATGAGGATGCAGCTCTCGTTTGAGGGCCCAGAGAAAGTGCACAGCTCCTACTTTGAAGGGAGGCAGGTGTCCATGACAGAGGATGGCACCCCGCTGTCCATGGTGCAGTCTGAATGTGGAGATATAGAGGTCCACCAACAGGCCAACATGGCACCTCACCCAGCCCCACAGGGTGACCTGACAGATGCCATCACGGAGCTGGAGGACGCCTTTTCCAGGCAGGTGAAATCTCTGGCTGAGTCGATAGATGATGCACTGAACTGTCGCAGCCTTCAGGGGGATGAGGGTCCTGACCCAGAGACCATGGGCTGCTCCAAGGTGGAAAGGGAAGTGCCCTATCAAGTGAAGTCCCACCGCAGGGCACCTGGACGAATGCACGACGAAACGTTGGCATCCTATAGCGATGTCACTCTGTTCATCGATGAGGAGGACATGTCCCCCTCTATTGCTCTGTCAAGGTCAGGGGACCAGCCCTCCAGCACAGAATCAGACTTGCGGTTGCGGTCAGTCAACTCCTCCCAGGACTACTGGCCTATTGACCCCAAAGATGAGGGTCGTGACACAGATACGAGCTGCCGCAGCACTCCTTCTCTAGAGTGCCAAGAGCAGCGACTTAGAATGGACCATCTTCCTTTGTTGACCATAGAACCTCCTAGTGACAGCTCTGCAGAGCTCAGTGACCGGTCGGACCGGGGCTCTGTCAAACGGCCACCTGTGTATGAACCGCACGGCCACATTGTAACGTCATCCCAGGCAAGTCCTAAACACATTTCCCACGGACCCCCACCGCGAGCTTCCTCCCGTGACGATGAGCCACCTCTGCGCCACCGCCACCGCCACCGCCAGCTGGAAAGCCACTTAGCCATCAACGGCTCAGCCAACAGACAGAGTAAGTCAGAATCTGACTTCTCGGACGGGGACAACGACAGCATCAACAGCACATCCAACTCTAACGACACCATCAACTGCAGCTCCGAGTCCTCGTCGAGAGACAGCCTACGAGAGCAGACGCTCAGCAAGCAGACTTACCACAAAGAGACTCGCAATAGCTGGGACTCGCCCATCTTCAGTAATGATGTTATTCGCAAGAGACACTACCGGATCGGCCTGAATCTCTTCAACAA GAAGCCAGAAAAGGGTATTCAGTACCTGACTGAGAGGGGATTCATCCCTGACACACCGGTTGGTGTGGCTCACTTCCTGCTGCAGAGGAAGGGGCTGAGCCGGCAGATGATTGGAGAATTTCTCGGCAATCGACAAAAACAGTTCAACAGAGATGTCTTGGA CTGTGTGGTAGATGAAATGGACTTCCAGAGTATGGAGCTGGACGAGGCTCTCAGGAAATTTCAGAACCACATCCGTGTTCAGGGTGAAGCCCAGAAGGTAGAGCGGCTCATCGAAGCTTTCAG CCAGCGCTACTGCATCTGTAACCCTACAGTGGTGCGGCAGTTCAGGAACCCTGACACAATCTTCATCCTGGCGTTCGCCATCATCCTCCTCAACACTGACATGTACAGCCCCAACGTCAAGCCCGAGAGGAAGATGAAGATGGAGGACTTTATCAAGAATTTAAGAG GTGTAGATGATGGGGAAGATATCCCTAGGGAGACTCTGGTAGGCATCTATGAGAGGATCCGTAAGAGAGAGCTCAAAACCAACGAAGACCACGTCTCGCAGGTGCAGAAGGTTGAGAAGCTCATTGTGGGAAAAAAACCA ATTGGATCACTCCACCACGGCCTGGGATGT GTGCTGTCGCTGCCCCATCGCCGGCTGGTGTGTTACTGCCGTCTGTTTGAAGTGCCAGATCCCAACAAGCTCCAGAAGCTGGGCCTGCATCAGCGGGAGATCTTCCTGTTCAATGACCTGCTAGTG GTAACTAAGATTTTCCAGAAAAAGAAGAACTCTGTGACGTACAGCTTCAGACAGTCCTTTTCTCTGTATGGGATGCAAGTCATTCTGTTTGAAAATCAGT ATTACCCAAATGGAATCAGACTTACATCAGCGATTCCAGGTGCGGACATCAAAGTCCTCATCAACTTTAACGCGCCCAACCCCCAGGACCGCAAGAAGTTCACAGACGACCTACGAGAGTCCATTGCCGAGGTCCAGGAAATGGAGAAATACAGAATAGAGT CTGAGCTGGAGAAGCAGAAGGGGGTGGTGAGGCCCAGCATGTCGCAGAGCTCCGGTCTGAAGAAGGAAGCTGGCAACGGGAACATGAACCGCGCAAGTCTGGATGACACCTACACCATGGGTGAGGGCCTGAAGAGAAGCGCCCTCAGCAGCTCCCTGCGAGACCTCTCCGAAGCAG GCAAGCGGGGGCGTCGCAGCAGTGCAGGATCACTAGACAGCAATATGGAA GGGTCCATCATTAGCAGTCCACACACACGCCGGAGAGCCACCACGCCACGTGAGGGCGCACCCCGCGGCCAACCCTCCATCCCTAACTCAGCATCGACTTCCATCCTTGGGTCGCTCTTTGGCAGCAAGCGAGGCAAACCGTCATCCCAGAGCCACTCCCCTTTCCCTCAACCTGGTCAACCCACTCTCATTTCCCACAAGCCCCACCCGACCAACCTGCACCACACAGCACAGGTAGCACATACAGTGCAACTCCACGGCCACCATTCTCAGTACTGTCAAGTCCCGCAGAATCCGCCGCcttaccaccaccaccaccactaccacCCCCCTCCCCACACGCAGTACCACCAGCACCCAGGCTACGCTGCACATGCACACCAACACCTCCATTCACAGCACAGCCATTACAGCCAGCATTCCCAACACGCCTCACACTCCCAGCATGCTCCCCACCACCACAGTCAGCAAGCGGGTTCGGCACCTGGCGGACCCAAACCTAAACACAGTGGCATCAGCACCGTAGTGTGA
- the LOC116062059 gene encoding IQ motif and SEC7 domain-containing protein 1-like isoform X6 has product MWCLQCNSEKTQSLLELELNGCVEGDGRPNESGPSLDGGASYGQGPVTHGSAISPDRFDSPLYSHGVQPGPQRPRRPKLQHSQSILRKQAEEEAIKRSRSLSESYELSADLQDKQVEMLERKYGGRFITRHAARTIQTAFRQYQMNKNFERLRSSMSENRMSRRIVLSNMRMQLSFEGPEKVHSSYFEGRQVSMTEDGTPLSMVQSECGDIEVHQQANMAPHPAPQGDLTDAITELEDAFSRQVKSLAESIDDALNCRSLQGDEGPDPETMGCSKVEREVPYQVKSHRRAPGRMHDETLASYSDVTLFIDEEDMSPSIALSRSGDQPSSTESDLRLRSVNSSQDYWPIDPKDEGRDTDTSCRSTPSLECQEQRLRMDHLPLLTIEPPSDSSAELSDRSDRGSVKRPPVYEPHGHIVTSSQASPKHISHGPPPRASSRDDEPPLRHRHRHRQLESHLAINGSANRQSKSESDFSDGDNDSINSTSNSNDTINCSSESSSRDSLREQTLSKQTYHKETRNSWDSPIFSNDVIRKRHYRIGLNLFNKKPEKGIQYLTERGFIPDTPVGVAHFLLQRKGLSRQMIGEFLGNRQKQFNRDVLDCVVDEMDFQSMELDEALRKFQNHIRVQGEAQKVERLIEAFSQRYCICNPTVVRQFRNPDTIFILAFAIILLNTDMYSPNVKPERKMKMEDFIKNLRGVDDGEDIPRETLVGIYERIRKRELKTNEDHVSQVQKVEKLIVGKKPIGSLHHGLGCVLSLPHRRLVCYCRLFEVPDPNKLQKLGLHQREIFLFNDLLVVTKIFQKKKNSVTYSFRQSFSLYGMQVILFENQYYPNGIRLTSAIPGADIKVLINFNAPNPQDRKKFTDDLRESIAEVQEMEKYRIESELEKQKGVVRPSMSQSSGLKKEAGNGNMNRASLDDTYTMGEGLKRSALSSSLRDLSEAGKRGRRSSAGSLDSNMEGSIISSPHTRRRATTPREGAPRGQPSIPNSASTSILGSLFGSKRGKPSSQSHSPFPQPGQPTLISHKPHPTNLHHTAQVAHTVQLHGHHSQYCQVPQNPPPYHHHHHYHPPPHTQYHQHPGYAAHAHQHLHSQHSHYSQHSQHASHSQHAPHHHSQQAGSAPGGPKPKHSGISTVV; this is encoded by the exons TGTGGAAGGGGATGGACGGCCCAATGAGAGTGGCCCTTCCCTGGATGGTGGAGCCAGCTATGGCCAGGGCCCAGTGACTCACGGCTCAGCCATTAGCCCTGACCGATTTGACAGCCCGCTTTACAGCCACGGGGTCCAGCCTGGGCCTCAGAGACCCCGTCGGCCCAAGCTCCAGCACTCGCAGTCCATCCTCCGTaagcaggctgaggaggaggccATCAAGCGGTCCCGCTCGCTCTCGGAGAGTTATGAGCTCTCTGCTGACCTCCAGGACAAACAG GTGGAGATGCTGGAACGTAAATATGGTGGACGATTCATAACTCGGCATGCGGCCCGCACCATCCAGACAGCCTTCCGCCAGTATCAGATGAACAAGAACTTTGAACGTCTCAGAAGCTCTATGTCTGAGAACCGTATGTCCAGACGCATTGTTCTCTCCAACATGAGGATGCAGCTCTCGTTTGAGGGCCCAGAGAAAGTGCACAGCTCCTACTTTGAAGGGAGGCAGGTGTCCATGACAGAGGATGGCACCCCGCTGTCCATGGTGCAGTCTGAATGTGGAGATATAGAGGTCCACCAACAGGCCAACATGGCACCTCACCCAGCCCCACAGGGTGACCTGACAGATGCCATCACGGAGCTGGAGGACGCCTTTTCCAGGCAGGTGAAATCTCTGGCTGAGTCGATAGATGATGCACTGAACTGTCGCAGCCTTCAGGGGGATGAGGGTCCTGACCCAGAGACCATGGGCTGCTCCAAGGTGGAAAGGGAAGTGCCCTATCAAGTGAAGTCCCACCGCAGGGCACCTGGACGAATGCACGACGAAACGTTGGCATCCTATAGCGATGTCACTCTGTTCATCGATGAGGAGGACATGTCCCCCTCTATTGCTCTGTCAAGGTCAGGGGACCAGCCCTCCAGCACAGAATCAGACTTGCGGTTGCGGTCAGTCAACTCCTCCCAGGACTACTGGCCTATTGACCCCAAAGATGAGGGTCGTGACACAGATACGAGCTGCCGCAGCACTCCTTCTCTAGAGTGCCAAGAGCAGCGACTTAGAATGGACCATCTTCCTTTGTTGACCATAGAACCTCCTAGTGACAGCTCTGCAGAGCTCAGTGACCGGTCGGACCGGGGCTCTGTCAAACGGCCACCTGTGTATGAACCGCACGGCCACATTGTAACGTCATCCCAGGCAAGTCCTAAACACATTTCCCACGGACCCCCACCGCGAGCTTCCTCCCGTGACGATGAGCCACCTCTGCGCCACCGCCACCGCCACCGCCAGCTGGAAAGCCACTTAGCCATCAACGGCTCAGCCAACAGACAGAGTAAGTCAGAATCTGACTTCTCGGACGGGGACAACGACAGCATCAACAGCACATCCAACTCTAACGACACCATCAACTGCAGCTCCGAGTCCTCGTCGAGAGACAGCCTACGAGAGCAGACGCTCAGCAAGCAGACTTACCACAAAGAGACTCGCAATAGCTGGGACTCGCCCATCTTCAGTAATGATGTTATTCGCAAGAGACACTACCGGATCGGCCTGAATCTCTTCAACAA GAAGCCAGAAAAGGGTATTCAGTACCTGACTGAGAGGGGATTCATCCCTGACACACCGGTTGGTGTGGCTCACTTCCTGCTGCAGAGGAAGGGGCTGAGCCGGCAGATGATTGGAGAATTTCTCGGCAATCGACAAAAACAGTTCAACAGAGATGTCTTGGA CTGTGTGGTAGATGAAATGGACTTCCAGAGTATGGAGCTGGACGAGGCTCTCAGGAAATTTCAGAACCACATCCGTGTTCAGGGTGAAGCCCAGAAGGTAGAGCGGCTCATCGAAGCTTTCAG CCAGCGCTACTGCATCTGTAACCCTACAGTGGTGCGGCAGTTCAGGAACCCTGACACAATCTTCATCCTGGCGTTCGCCATCATCCTCCTCAACACTGACATGTACAGCCCCAACGTCAAGCCCGAGAGGAAGATGAAGATGGAGGACTTTATCAAGAATTTAAGAG GTGTAGATGATGGGGAAGATATCCCTAGGGAGACTCTGGTAGGCATCTATGAGAGGATCCGTAAGAGAGAGCTCAAAACCAACGAAGACCACGTCTCGCAGGTGCAGAAGGTTGAGAAGCTCATTGTGGGAAAAAAACCA ATTGGATCACTCCACCACGGCCTGGGATGT GTGCTGTCGCTGCCCCATCGCCGGCTGGTGTGTTACTGCCGTCTGTTTGAAGTGCCAGATCCCAACAAGCTCCAGAAGCTGGGCCTGCATCAGCGGGAGATCTTCCTGTTCAATGACCTGCTAGTG GTAACTAAGATTTTCCAGAAAAAGAAGAACTCTGTGACGTACAGCTTCAGACAGTCCTTTTCTCTGTATGGGATGCAAGTCATTCTGTTTGAAAATCAGT ATTACCCAAATGGAATCAGACTTACATCAGCGATTCCAGGTGCGGACATCAAAGTCCTCATCAACTTTAACGCGCCCAACCCCCAGGACCGCAAGAAGTTCACAGACGACCTACGAGAGTCCATTGCCGAGGTCCAGGAAATGGAGAAATACAGAATAGAGT CTGAGCTGGAGAAGCAGAAGGGGGTGGTGAGGCCCAGCATGTCGCAGAGCTCCGGTCTGAAGAAGGAAGCTGGCAACGGGAACATGAACCGCGCAAGTCTGGATGACACCTACACCATGGGTGAGGGCCTGAAGAGAAGCGCCCTCAGCAGCTCCCTGCGAGACCTCTCCGAAGCAG GCAAGCGGGGGCGTCGCAGCAGTGCAGGATCACTAGACAGCAATATGGAA GGGTCCATCATTAGCAGTCCACACACACGCCGGAGAGCCACCACGCCACGTGAGGGCGCACCCCGCGGCCAACCCTCCATCCCTAACTCAGCATCGACTTCCATCCTTGGGTCGCTCTTTGGCAGCAAGCGAGGCAAACCGTCATCCCAGAGCCACTCCCCTTTCCCTCAACCTGGTCAACCCACTCTCATTTCCCACAAGCCCCACCCGACCAACCTGCACCACACAGCACAGGTAGCACATACAGTGCAACTCCACGGCCACCATTCTCAGTACTGTCAAGTCCCGCAGAATCCGCCGCcttaccaccaccaccaccactaccacCCCCCTCCCCACACGCAGTACCACCAGCACCCAGGCTACGCTGCACATGCACACCAACACCTCCATTCACAGCACAGCCATTACAGCCAGCATTCCCAACACGCCTCACACTCCCAGCATGCTCCCCACCACCACAGTCAGCAAGCGGGTTCGGCACCTGGCGGACCCAAACCTAAACACAGTGGCATCAGCACCGTAGTGTGA
- the LOC116062059 gene encoding IQ motif and SEC7 domain-containing protein 1-like isoform X3: MVDKIWRKSWQFIENRRSFRNKQSSCNTAECKSDVEGDGRPNESGPSLDGGASYGQGPVTHGSAISPDRFDSPLYSHGVQPGPQRPRRPKLQHSQSILRKQAEEEAIKRSRSLSESYELSADLQDKQVEMLERKYGGRFITRHAARTIQTAFRQYQMNKNFERLRSSMSENRMSRRIVLSNMRMQLSFEGPEKVHSSYFEGRQVSMTEDGTPLSMVQSECGDIEVHQQANMAPHPAPQGDLTDAITELEDAFSRQVKSLAESIDDALNCRSLQGDEGPDPETMGCSKVEREVPYQVKSHRRAPGRMHDETLASYSDVTLFIDEEDMSPSIALSRSGDQPSSTESDLRLRSVNSSQDYWPIDPKDEGRDTDTSCRSTPSLECQEQRLRMDHLPLLTIEPPSDSSAELSDRSDRGSVKRPPVYEPHGHIVTSSQASPKHISHGPPPRASSRDDEPPLRHRHRHRQLESHLAINGSANRQSKSESDFSDGDNDSINSTSNSNDTINCSSESSSRDSLREQTLSKQTYHKETRNSWDSPIFSNDVIRKRHYRIGLNLFNKKPEKGIQYLTERGFIPDTPVGVAHFLLQRKGLSRQMIGEFLGNRQKQFNRDVLDCVVDEMDFQSMELDEALRKFQNHIRVQGEAQKVERLIEAFSQRYCICNPTVVRQFRNPDTIFILAFAIILLNTDMYSPNVKPERKMKMEDFIKNLRGVDDGEDIPRETLVGIYERIRKRELKTNEDHVSQVQKVEKLIVGKKPIGSLHHGLGCVLSLPHRRLVCYCRLFEVPDPNKLQKLGLHQREIFLFNDLLVVTKIFQKKKNSVTYSFRQSFSLYGMQVILFENQYYPNGIRLTSAIPGADIKVLINFNAPNPQDRKKFTDDLRESIAEVQEMEKYRIESELEKQKGVVRPSMSQSSGLKKEAGNGNMNRASLDDTYTMGEGLKRSALSSSLRDLSEAGKRGRRSSAGSLDSNMEGSIISSPHTRRRATTPREGAPRGQPSIPNSASTSILGSLFGSKRGKPSSQSHSPFPQPGQPTLISHKPHPTNLHHTAQVAHTVQLHGHHSQYCQVPQNPPPYHHHHHYHPPPHTQYHQHPGYAAHAHQHLHSQHSHYSQHSQHASHSQHAPHHHSQQAGSAPGGPKPKHSGISTVV, from the exons TGTGGAAGGGGATGGACGGCCCAATGAGAGTGGCCCTTCCCTGGATGGTGGAGCCAGCTATGGCCAGGGCCCAGTGACTCACGGCTCAGCCATTAGCCCTGACCGATTTGACAGCCCGCTTTACAGCCACGGGGTCCAGCCTGGGCCTCAGAGACCCCGTCGGCCCAAGCTCCAGCACTCGCAGTCCATCCTCCGTaagcaggctgaggaggaggccATCAAGCGGTCCCGCTCGCTCTCGGAGAGTTATGAGCTCTCTGCTGACCTCCAGGACAAACAG GTGGAGATGCTGGAACGTAAATATGGTGGACGATTCATAACTCGGCATGCGGCCCGCACCATCCAGACAGCCTTCCGCCAGTATCAGATGAACAAGAACTTTGAACGTCTCAGAAGCTCTATGTCTGAGAACCGTATGTCCAGACGCATTGTTCTCTCCAACATGAGGATGCAGCTCTCGTTTGAGGGCCCAGAGAAAGTGCACAGCTCCTACTTTGAAGGGAGGCAGGTGTCCATGACAGAGGATGGCACCCCGCTGTCCATGGTGCAGTCTGAATGTGGAGATATAGAGGTCCACCAACAGGCCAACATGGCACCTCACCCAGCCCCACAGGGTGACCTGACAGATGCCATCACGGAGCTGGAGGACGCCTTTTCCAGGCAGGTGAAATCTCTGGCTGAGTCGATAGATGATGCACTGAACTGTCGCAGCCTTCAGGGGGATGAGGGTCCTGACCCAGAGACCATGGGCTGCTCCAAGGTGGAAAGGGAAGTGCCCTATCAAGTGAAGTCCCACCGCAGGGCACCTGGACGAATGCACGACGAAACGTTGGCATCCTATAGCGATGTCACTCTGTTCATCGATGAGGAGGACATGTCCCCCTCTATTGCTCTGTCAAGGTCAGGGGACCAGCCCTCCAGCACAGAATCAGACTTGCGGTTGCGGTCAGTCAACTCCTCCCAGGACTACTGGCCTATTGACCCCAAAGATGAGGGTCGTGACACAGATACGAGCTGCCGCAGCACTCCTTCTCTAGAGTGCCAAGAGCAGCGACTTAGAATGGACCATCTTCCTTTGTTGACCATAGAACCTCCTAGTGACAGCTCTGCAGAGCTCAGTGACCGGTCGGACCGGGGCTCTGTCAAACGGCCACCTGTGTATGAACCGCACGGCCACATTGTAACGTCATCCCAGGCAAGTCCTAAACACATTTCCCACGGACCCCCACCGCGAGCTTCCTCCCGTGACGATGAGCCACCTCTGCGCCACCGCCACCGCCACCGCCAGCTGGAAAGCCACTTAGCCATCAACGGCTCAGCCAACAGACAGAGTAAGTCAGAATCTGACTTCTCGGACGGGGACAACGACAGCATCAACAGCACATCCAACTCTAACGACACCATCAACTGCAGCTCCGAGTCCTCGTCGAGAGACAGCCTACGAGAGCAGACGCTCAGCAAGCAGACTTACCACAAAGAGACTCGCAATAGCTGGGACTCGCCCATCTTCAGTAATGATGTTATTCGCAAGAGACACTACCGGATCGGCCTGAATCTCTTCAACAA GAAGCCAGAAAAGGGTATTCAGTACCTGACTGAGAGGGGATTCATCCCTGACACACCGGTTGGTGTGGCTCACTTCCTGCTGCAGAGGAAGGGGCTGAGCCGGCAGATGATTGGAGAATTTCTCGGCAATCGACAAAAACAGTTCAACAGAGATGTCTTGGA CTGTGTGGTAGATGAAATGGACTTCCAGAGTATGGAGCTGGACGAGGCTCTCAGGAAATTTCAGAACCACATCCGTGTTCAGGGTGAAGCCCAGAAGGTAGAGCGGCTCATCGAAGCTTTCAG CCAGCGCTACTGCATCTGTAACCCTACAGTGGTGCGGCAGTTCAGGAACCCTGACACAATCTTCATCCTGGCGTTCGCCATCATCCTCCTCAACACTGACATGTACAGCCCCAACGTCAAGCCCGAGAGGAAGATGAAGATGGAGGACTTTATCAAGAATTTAAGAG GTGTAGATGATGGGGAAGATATCCCTAGGGAGACTCTGGTAGGCATCTATGAGAGGATCCGTAAGAGAGAGCTCAAAACCAACGAAGACCACGTCTCGCAGGTGCAGAAGGTTGAGAAGCTCATTGTGGGAAAAAAACCA ATTGGATCACTCCACCACGGCCTGGGATGT GTGCTGTCGCTGCCCCATCGCCGGCTGGTGTGTTACTGCCGTCTGTTTGAAGTGCCAGATCCCAACAAGCTCCAGAAGCTGGGCCTGCATCAGCGGGAGATCTTCCTGTTCAATGACCTGCTAGTG GTAACTAAGATTTTCCAGAAAAAGAAGAACTCTGTGACGTACAGCTTCAGACAGTCCTTTTCTCTGTATGGGATGCAAGTCATTCTGTTTGAAAATCAGT ATTACCCAAATGGAATCAGACTTACATCAGCGATTCCAGGTGCGGACATCAAAGTCCTCATCAACTTTAACGCGCCCAACCCCCAGGACCGCAAGAAGTTCACAGACGACCTACGAGAGTCCATTGCCGAGGTCCAGGAAATGGAGAAATACAGAATAGAGT CTGAGCTGGAGAAGCAGAAGGGGGTGGTGAGGCCCAGCATGTCGCAGAGCTCCGGTCTGAAGAAGGAAGCTGGCAACGGGAACATGAACCGCGCAAGTCTGGATGACACCTACACCATGGGTGAGGGCCTGAAGAGAAGCGCCCTCAGCAGCTCCCTGCGAGACCTCTCCGAAGCAG GCAAGCGGGGGCGTCGCAGCAGTGCAGGATCACTAGACAGCAATATGGAA GGGTCCATCATTAGCAGTCCACACACACGCCGGAGAGCCACCACGCCACGTGAGGGCGCACCCCGCGGCCAACCCTCCATCCCTAACTCAGCATCGACTTCCATCCTTGGGTCGCTCTTTGGCAGCAAGCGAGGCAAACCGTCATCCCAGAGCCACTCCCCTTTCCCTCAACCTGGTCAACCCACTCTCATTTCCCACAAGCCCCACCCGACCAACCTGCACCACACAGCACAGGTAGCACATACAGTGCAACTCCACGGCCACCATTCTCAGTACTGTCAAGTCCCGCAGAATCCGCCGCcttaccaccaccaccaccactaccacCCCCCTCCCCACACGCAGTACCACCAGCACCCAGGCTACGCTGCACATGCACACCAACACCTCCATTCACAGCACAGCCATTACAGCCAGCATTCCCAACACGCCTCACACTCCCAGCATGCTCCCCACCACCACAGTCAGCAAGCGGGTTCGGCACCTGGCGGACCCAAACCTAAACACAGTGGCATCAGCACCGTAGTGTGA